TAGTCGTTTTTGATGGAGATCAACGGCATTGCCTTATGCGTTATCGTATTCAATAGAAGTGGAATAGAATATTCCCAAGTAATCATCAGCAGCGGCGCTATAAATAGAATTATCCATCCATTAAATAATGCGGCAACATGTATTGCGGCGAGGGACAGGATGATTAACCGGAGCTTCCCATTCATGATGCATTACTTGAATAATTCATCCGGCAAGTCATCTATTGTCGTTAATTTAATATATTTATCTTTGTCCAAATCATTCTTGGCCGGTTTTCTACGGGGCAATTTAATGACGATGAGTTTATGTCCATGCTTCTCAGCGCTTAATTCATGTTCTATTAGATCATCGCTAGCTCCAAGATTTTTATAAGACTCCCTGACCCAATCCGCGTCGTACTTGCCTTGCTTCAAGTAATTCATTATTCCATCCTCATCGCGTCTCCAGAGCAATGCAATAATTATAGCTGGATTACCCTTATCGACTAGGCTGGAAACATCTCCAGCATCGTAGCCGTTCAGTACTTGATTAAGCATCGTAAGGCATTGTTGGAATAATTTTCCGCATTTCTTGGCTATGTCCTTGGCGTAATCACCTCTACCCACGCTTACAGTCTTGATCTTGGCCATTTTGGCGTACCCTATATTTCGTAGATCATGCGCCATTTTCTGATTTAATTCATCTAACTTTCTCTCCCTCATTGCGTGCACCTCATGGAGAGCCAAACCTGTAGAAAATTAGCTAGCTCCGGATCCACTTGCTTCACCTCATTCACTACATCATCTATGGTTATCTTTGATAGTATTTTCTTCGTTAATTCATCATCTCCCAGCAACTCTATGAGGTCCCGAGTTAACCTCATTGCTCTCCTAACTCTACTATCCGAGTTCCTCTCCTTTGGATTCTCCTTAACCTCATCCCCCAACACATCGCTCAGCCTGCTTAGTCTCTCCTGTCTATTCGGTATCACAATTTAACACCCATTAATTGCTCCACCTGCTTTGCTATTTGCTTAGTAACGCCAGTTATTGCTGGCCTAAATGAGCCTGACTTATAGTGCACGGCAAGCGATCCATTATTAGTATAATGACGTGCATAATGATCGAAAGGTATCTTCATGGTTTCGCCATTATTCATGTATTTCCTCGCATAGTCCACTAGCGGATCATTATCGATCGCTATCATGTTAACAATGGTATTCACTATGCCGTAGCCATCATAGAATCCCATGATTTCCTTATAGAGCTTAGTTAACGAATCAATGGATGACTCGCTTGGCTCCATTACCAAGTTAACTATATCCGAGAAGGCAATCAAAGTATGGTGAATTGTCTTCTCCATATTCGCTGGAAAATCAATCAATATTAATTTGACTCCATTCCTCGATAAATCTATGACTAATTTCTCGAATCGAGCCGCCACTATGTGCCTATTGACTCCGAAGAACAGGAAATACTTCTGGGATAAGTCGCCCGGCGGTATTATTGATACGTTCTTATGCTCCTTCGATTCATGCGCCTTATAATTAGCGCCAGTTGCTAAATAGTCTAATATGCCGCCATCATTATCTATCCCATGAAGCTTGCTCACAGTGTTGTTACCGTCAAAGCCCAGATCTATTACTGTGACTGAGGCATCCAATATTGCCGCCATATTGGCAACTATTGTGCTCTTGCCGACGCCGCCCTTTGAGCCGCTCGTGAATGAGACCACCTTCGCGCTTGGCCGTATCATGGCCTCATCGCTTCAGTTAAATATTAATATCTGCCGTATGATGGGAACTAACAATTAATTGAAATATGGATCACGTTTGAAAAGATTTATTAATAGACTAGTTATCAATGTAAACATAATGTCATCTCATCGTTCAAGAAAAAAGAAGGAGGAATTGGTTTCCCAGAAGGCCTTGGAGCATGAATTAGTGCCTAAAGCTGAACTAGTTCCAATGGAGGAGGCTAAAGCGCTATTGAAGGGACTTAATGTGGCGCCTTGGCAATTACCGTGGATAAGGTCGCAAGACCCATTAATAAGGGCGCTCGGTGCAAAGCCTGGTAATGTGGTTAGAATATACAGGAAATCGCCCACCGCGGGAGAAATGGTTTTTTATAGGATAGTGGTGTCGGGTTGATAGTAATGAAGAAGGGCAACCTAATACTTCCTTATTTAATGAGGACTGATGATTCTCAATCATTTCCATCAATTAACGATAGATGGACCATTGTTGAGTCCTATATACGGGAGAATGGATTGGTGC
This genomic stretch from Thermocladium sp. ECH_B harbors:
- a CDS encoding DNA-directed RNA polymerase subunit H — translated: MSSHRSRKKKEELVSQKALEHELVPKAELVPMEEAKALLKGLNVAPWQLPWIRSQDPLIRALGAKPGNVVRIYRKSPTAGEMVFYRIVVSG